In Janibacter alkaliphilus, the following proteins share a genomic window:
- the malQ gene encoding 4-alpha-glucanotransferase — protein sequence MTDALSPVLAQLAEAKGVSTTWWDWHGQQREVPAASVRTVLAALGEDATDDEAARASLDEVRDRPWRRTLPPTVIHRAGRTDQVLVHVPHGSAVAVRVDLEDGGSRPLEQARHDVDPRTIDGTSIGEAAFVLPADLPLGWHRLVADTDAAPLDPISATATLAVVPDRLRLPAGAPLTGLLTQLYQVRSRRSWGIGDLGDLARLGEWAAGAHDAGFVVVNPLHAAEPCPPIEPSPYLPTSRRFVNPIYIDLGSLPGADRLSDATRAEIDALAERGQALTGDELIDRDAIWTLKDEALRAAFRELGEGQAEDVARLHAVEGEALVDLATWCSIAMAHGTRWRQWPTELHDPRSPEVLAHRERHREEISYQVWLQWVVQTQLAHAQQRLQEAGMPLGIVGDLAVGIHAEGAERWALGDVFAHGVTVGAPPDQFNQLGQDWSQPPWRPDRLAEAGYAPFRDMIRAVLRAAGGLRVDHIIGLFRLWWVPEGGLPVDGAYVRYDHEAMIGILALEAERAGAVVIGEDLGVVEPWVREYLTERGVLGTSVVWFERDEQGEPLPPERYRELCLATVTTHDLPPSTGYLQLEHVDVRQRLGLLTRPEEQERAAEQESIDQVRRALAARDLLPREDAPVAEVVDALHRWLELTPSRLRGLALTDLVGDVRAVNQPGTSTEYPNWRLPLAGPDRQPLLLEDLIDGDTR from the coding sequence GTGACCGACGCGCTGTCCCCTGTCCTCGCCCAGCTCGCCGAGGCGAAGGGGGTGAGCACCACGTGGTGGGACTGGCACGGCCAGCAGCGCGAGGTGCCCGCCGCCTCGGTGCGCACGGTGCTCGCCGCCCTCGGCGAGGACGCCACCGACGACGAGGCCGCCCGGGCCAGCCTGGACGAGGTCCGCGACCGCCCGTGGCGACGCACCCTCCCGCCGACGGTGATCCACCGCGCCGGCCGCACCGACCAGGTGCTCGTGCACGTCCCGCACGGCAGCGCGGTCGCGGTGCGGGTCGACCTCGAGGATGGCGGCAGCCGCCCGCTGGAGCAGGCCCGGCACGACGTCGACCCCCGGACCATCGACGGCACGTCCATCGGCGAGGCCGCCTTCGTCCTGCCGGCCGACCTGCCGCTGGGCTGGCACCGGCTCGTCGCCGACACCGACGCCGCTCCGCTCGACCCGATCAGCGCCACCGCCACGCTGGCGGTCGTCCCGGACCGGCTGCGGCTGCCCGCGGGCGCGCCGCTGACCGGGCTGCTCACCCAGCTCTACCAGGTGCGCAGCCGGCGCAGCTGGGGCATCGGCGACCTCGGCGACCTGGCCCGGCTGGGGGAGTGGGCGGCCGGCGCGCACGACGCAGGCTTCGTCGTCGTCAACCCGTTGCACGCCGCCGAGCCGTGCCCGCCGATCGAGCCTTCGCCCTACCTGCCGACCTCCCGCCGCTTCGTCAACCCGATCTACATCGACCTCGGCTCCCTGCCCGGCGCGGACCGGCTCAGCGACGCCACCCGCGCCGAGATCGACGCCCTGGCCGAGCGCGGTCAGGCCCTGACCGGCGACGAGCTCATCGACCGGGACGCGATCTGGACGCTCAAGGACGAGGCGCTGCGCGCCGCCTTCCGCGAGCTCGGCGAGGGCCAGGCCGAGGACGTCGCCCGGCTGCACGCCGTGGAGGGGGAGGCGCTCGTCGACCTCGCCACCTGGTGCAGCATCGCGATGGCGCACGGCACCCGGTGGCGGCAGTGGCCGACCGAGCTGCACGACCCGCGCTCCCCGGAGGTGCTCGCTCACCGGGAGCGGCACCGCGAGGAGATCTCGTACCAGGTGTGGCTGCAGTGGGTCGTGCAGACCCAGCTCGCGCACGCCCAGCAGCGGCTGCAGGAGGCCGGCATGCCGCTGGGCATCGTCGGTGACCTCGCGGTCGGCATCCACGCCGAGGGCGCCGAGCGGTGGGCCCTCGGCGACGTCTTCGCCCACGGGGTGACCGTCGGTGCGCCGCCGGACCAGTTCAACCAGCTCGGTCAGGACTGGAGCCAGCCGCCGTGGCGGCCGGACCGTCTCGCCGAGGCGGGCTACGCCCCCTTCCGGGACATGATCCGGGCGGTGCTGCGCGCGGCCGGGGGGCTGCGGGTGGACCACATCATCGGCCTCTTCCGGCTGTGGTGGGTGCCGGAGGGCGGCCTGCCGGTCGACGGCGCCTACGTCCGCTACGACCACGAGGCGATGATCGGGATCCTCGCCCTGGAGGCCGAGCGGGCCGGTGCGGTGGTCATCGGCGAGGACCTCGGCGTGGTCGAGCCGTGGGTGCGCGAGTACCTCACCGAGCGCGGGGTGCTCGGCACCAGCGTCGTCTGGTTCGAGCGCGACGAGCAGGGCGAGCCGCTGCCGCCGGAGCGCTACCGCGAGCTGTGCCTGGCCACCGTGACCACGCACGACCTGCCGCCCTCGACGGGGTACCTGCAGCTCGAGCACGTCGACGTCCGTCAGCGGCTGGGGCTGCTCACCCGCCCGGAGGAGCAGGAGCGGGCCGCCGAGCAGGAGAGCATCGACCAGGTCCGGCGCGCCCTGGCCGCGCGCGACCTGCTGCCCCGGGAGGACGCGCCGGTGGCCGAGGTGGTCGACGCGCTGCACCGCTGGCTGGAGCTCACCCCGTCGCGGCTGCGCGGGCTCGCCCTCACCGACCTCGTCGGCGATGTGCGCGCGGTCAACCAGCCGGGCACCTCGACCGAGTACCCCAACTGGCGGCTGCCGCTGGCCGGCCCGGACCGGCAGCCGCTGCTGCTGGAGGACCTCATCGACGGCGACACGCGCTAG
- a CDS encoding peptide ABC transporter substrate-binding protein: protein MRVKSRAMTVASISAVALFATACGGSDDSGDSGGGTGGEIIAKGCEPENPLIGGNTGESCGHDIVELFTSTLFRYDPETSEPIADLAESVETEDNQNFTVKIKEGVKFHDDTEVKAKNFVDAWNYTANSENAQYLAYFFEPIEGYEDVTAEEEGAKPAKSEMSGLEVVDDYTFTIKTSEPVSNLPIRLGYTAFAPQPDSFFEDPEEFAKNPVGAGPYQLTEWSSGQQAVLEKFADYGGGAAKGNLDKITFRIYDDEEAAYNDLLAGNLDTLDNLPASALVDQQYRTDLGDRWAQEEYPAIQTVTFAPADVDPKYDDTKLRQAVSMAIDREKIITDHFDGAREPATGWVAPGVEGFKEGACGEYCEFNPEEAKKLLDEAGGFEGRMTISYNADSDHKPWVTATCNSIREALDVDCVAQPVTTFAQFREQIGDEEMKGMFRSGWIADYPHIENFLTPLYATDGSSNDGNYSNKEFESTLEEAAQAEGDESLALYQEAEAMLAGEDFPAIPMWYYTATIGWSENVSNVKVSQASGRPDLLNATANN from the coding sequence ATGCGGGTCAAGTCTCGCGCGATGACCGTCGCCAGCATCTCAGCGGTCGCGCTCTTCGCGACCGCGTGCGGTGGGAGCGACGACAGCGGCGACAGCGGTGGTGGTACCGGCGGCGAGATCATCGCCAAGGGCTGCGAGCCGGAGAACCCGCTGATCGGCGGCAACACCGGTGAGAGCTGCGGGCACGACATCGTCGAGCTCTTCACCTCGACCCTCTTCCGCTACGACCCGGAGACCTCCGAGCCGATCGCCGACCTGGCCGAGTCCGTCGAGACCGAGGACAACCAGAACTTCACGGTGAAGATCAAGGAGGGCGTGAAGTTCCACGACGACACCGAGGTCAAGGCCAAGAACTTCGTCGACGCCTGGAACTACACCGCGAACTCCGAGAACGCCCAGTACCTCGCGTACTTCTTCGAGCCGATCGAGGGCTACGAGGACGTCACCGCCGAGGAGGAGGGCGCCAAGCCCGCCAAGAGCGAGATGTCCGGCCTCGAGGTCGTCGACGACTACACCTTCACCATCAAGACCTCCGAGCCGGTCTCCAACCTGCCGATCCGCCTGGGCTACACCGCCTTCGCCCCGCAGCCGGACTCCTTCTTCGAGGACCCGGAGGAGTTCGCCAAGAACCCGGTCGGCGCCGGCCCGTACCAGCTGACCGAGTGGTCCTCGGGCCAGCAGGCGGTGCTGGAGAAGTTCGCCGACTACGGCGGCGGCGCGGCCAAGGGCAACCTCGACAAGATCACCTTCCGGATCTACGACGACGAGGAGGCCGCCTACAACGACCTGCTCGCCGGCAACCTGGACACCCTGGACAACCTGCCGGCCAGCGCCCTGGTCGACCAGCAGTACCGCACCGACCTCGGTGACCGCTGGGCCCAGGAGGAGTACCCGGCCATCCAGACCGTCACCTTCGCCCCGGCCGACGTCGACCCGAAGTACGACGACACCAAGCTGCGCCAGGCGGTCTCGATGGCGATCGACCGCGAGAAGATCATCACCGACCACTTCGACGGTGCCCGCGAGCCCGCCACCGGTTGGGTCGCCCCCGGCGTGGAGGGCTTCAAGGAGGGCGCCTGCGGCGAGTACTGCGAGTTCAACCCGGAGGAGGCCAAGAAGCTCCTCGACGAGGCCGGTGGCTTCGAGGGCCGGATGACGATCAGCTACAACGCCGATTCCGACCACAAGCCGTGGGTCACCGCCACCTGCAACTCTATCCGCGAGGCCCTGGACGTGGACTGCGTCGCCCAGCCGGTGACCACCTTCGCCCAGTTCCGTGAGCAGATCGGTGACGAGGAGATGAAGGGGATGTTCCGCTCCGGCTGGATCGCGGACTACCCGCACATCGAGAACTTCCTCACCCCGCTCTACGCCACCGACGGCTCCAGCAACGACGGCAACTACTCCAACAAGGAGTTCGAGTCCACCCTCGAGGAGGCCGCTCAGGCCGAGGGCGACGAGTCGCTGGCCCTCTACCAGGAGGCCGAGGCGATGCTCGCCGGCGAGGACTTCCCGGCCATCCCGATGTGGTACTACACCGCCACCATCGGCTGGTCCGAGAACGTCAGCAACGTCAAGGTCAGCCAGGCCTCCGGTCGCCCGGACCTGCTGAACGCGACCGCCAACAACTGA
- a CDS encoding ABC transporter permease subunit, which produces MGQYVLRRLLQMIPVIIGATFIIYAMVFALGDPSAGACGDKPCPPGVQAEFDEKYNSNDPLPVAYAKYLGGFVQGDLGESRYDRPVSEELTQRYPVTAKLGAMALVIEAVIGIAAGALAAVRKGGFLDNLVLVSTLVLISVPVFVTGALAQYFLGVKLALFPVTVPADPTMYDLLLPAIVLASLSMAYVARLTRTNLAENLRADYVRTAKAKGLTPGRTIGVHALRNSMIPVITFIGYDFGALLGGAIITERIFNIRGVGGYVFAGIGQRDAYAVVGAVTVLVIVYLIVNLIVDLLYGALDPRITHD; this is translated from the coding sequence GTGGGCCAGTACGTGCTGCGGCGTCTGCTGCAGATGATCCCGGTGATCATCGGGGCGACGTTCATCATCTACGCGATGGTCTTCGCGCTCGGTGACCCGTCGGCCGGTGCGTGCGGCGACAAGCCGTGCCCGCCCGGCGTGCAGGCGGAGTTCGACGAGAAGTACAACTCCAACGACCCGCTGCCGGTGGCCTACGCCAAGTACCTCGGCGGCTTCGTCCAGGGCGACCTGGGGGAGAGCCGCTACGACCGCCCGGTCAGCGAGGAGCTCACCCAGCGGTACCCGGTCACCGCGAAGCTCGGCGCGATGGCGCTGGTCATCGAGGCCGTCATCGGCATCGCTGCCGGCGCCCTGGCCGCGGTGCGCAAGGGCGGCTTCCTCGACAACCTCGTCCTGGTGAGCACCCTGGTGCTCATCTCGGTGCCGGTCTTCGTCACCGGCGCGCTGGCGCAGTATTTCCTCGGGGTGAAGCTGGCCCTCTTCCCGGTGACCGTCCCCGCCGACCCGACGATGTACGACCTGCTGCTGCCGGCGATCGTGCTCGCGTCGCTGTCGATGGCCTACGTCGCCCGGCTCACCCGGACCAACCTGGCCGAGAACCTGCGCGCCGACTACGTGCGCACCGCCAAGGCGAAGGGGTTGACCCCCGGCCGGACCATCGGCGTGCACGCGCTGCGCAACTCGATGATCCCGGTGATCACCTTCATCGGCTACGACTTCGGCGCGCTGCTCGGCGGCGCCATCATCACCGAGCGCATCTTCAACATCCGGGGGGTCGGCGGATACGTCTTCGCCGGGATCGGCCAGCGGGACGCCTACGCCGTCGTCGGCGCGGTCACCGTGCTGGTCATCGTGTACCTGATCGTCAACCTCATCGTCGACCTGCTCTACGGCGCCCTCGACCCCAGGATCACCCATGACTGA
- a CDS encoding ABC transporter permease, which yields MTDTKPQHPRDPEAGQPIEDDLDITPARAGGDGQDKARSLGADAWRELRHNWMFWLAAVLIVLFVVMAAFPGLFTGTDPRATGQVRETPNADAWFGRDTQGYDIYARTIHGARASILVGILTTILTTAVGVVTGIAAAYFGGWVDTLVSRITDVFFAIPLILGGIVFMTAFPNDQSTPYLVVVGKVVIALALLGWPSVTRLMRGSVMQVMPNDYIQSARALGASPFRIIRRHVLPNAIAPVMVVATINLGVYIVAEASLSFLGIGLTPPAISWGVAISDSLTTVRSYPHILFFPAAFLSVCVFSFILLGDAVRDAFDTKSR from the coding sequence ATGACTGACACCAAGCCCCAGCACCCCCGGGACCCGGAGGCCGGTCAGCCGATCGAGGACGACCTCGACATCACGCCCGCCAGGGCGGGCGGCGACGGTCAGGACAAGGCCCGCTCGCTCGGCGCGGACGCCTGGCGCGAGCTGCGGCACAACTGGATGTTCTGGCTGGCCGCCGTGCTCATCGTGCTCTTCGTCGTCATGGCCGCCTTCCCCGGCCTCTTCACCGGCACCGACCCCCGGGCCACCGGCCAGGTCCGCGAGACCCCGAACGCCGACGCCTGGTTCGGCCGGGACACCCAGGGCTACGACATCTACGCCCGCACCATCCACGGCGCCCGGGCCTCGATCCTCGTCGGCATCCTCACGACCATCCTCACCACGGCCGTCGGCGTGGTCACCGGCATCGCCGCCGCCTACTTCGGCGGCTGGGTGGACACCCTGGTCAGCCGGATCACCGACGTCTTCTTCGCCATCCCGCTGATCCTCGGCGGCATCGTCTTCATGACCGCCTTCCCCAACGACCAGTCCACCCCCTACCTGGTGGTCGTCGGCAAGGTCGTCATCGCCCTGGCGCTGCTCGGCTGGCCCAGCGTCACCCGGCTGATGCGCGGCTCGGTCATGCAGGTGATGCCCAACGACTACATCCAGTCGGCGCGCGCCCTGGGTGCCTCGCCGTTCCGGATCATCCGGCGGCACGTGCTGCCCAACGCCATCGCGCCGGTGATGGTCGTGGCGACGATCAACCTCGGTGTCTACATCGTCGCCGAGGCCTCGTTGTCCTTCCTCGGCATCGGGCTGACCCCGCCGGCGATCTCCTGGGGCGTGGCGATCAGCGACTCGCTGACCACGGTCCGCAGCTACCCGCACATCCTCTTCTTCCCGGCGGCCTTCCTCAGCGTCTGCGTCTTCAGCTTCATCCTGCTGGGCGACGCGGTGCGGGACGCCTTCGACACGAAGAGCCGATGA
- a CDS encoding ABC transporter ATP-binding protein, translating to MSTSTTSEHARTAGTPADHLLEVDDLHVEFRTRDGVAKAINGVSFSLDEGETLAILGESGSGKSVTAQAIMGILDMPPGHIGGGRILFQGRDLLTMPEKERRAMRGPDVSMIFQDALSSLNPVFPVGWQIGEMFRKHRGMNRSDAYEQAVRLMERVNIPAAKERVKAYPHQFSGGMRQRIMIAMAIALDPKVLIADEPTTALDVTVQAQIMNLLKELQEEFHMGLILITHDLGVVADVADRIAVMYAGRIVERADVGDIYARPAHPYTRGLLESIPRLDQKGQTLSAIGGLPPSLLAMPDGCAFHPRCAFARDVCRSEIPPLEQIGPRRESACHFSEEVLNA from the coding sequence ATGAGCACCTCCACGACGAGCGAGCACGCCCGGACCGCGGGCACCCCCGCCGACCACCTGCTCGAGGTCGACGACCTGCACGTCGAGTTCCGCACCCGGGACGGCGTCGCCAAGGCGATCAACGGGGTGAGCTTCTCCCTCGACGAGGGCGAGACCCTGGCGATCCTCGGCGAGTCCGGCTCGGGGAAGTCGGTGACCGCCCAGGCGATCATGGGCATCCTCGACATGCCCCCCGGCCACATCGGCGGCGGCCGGATCCTCTTCCAGGGCCGCGACCTGCTGACGATGCCGGAGAAGGAGCGGCGGGCCATGCGCGGCCCGGACGTCTCGATGATCTTCCAGGACGCGCTGAGCTCGCTGAACCCGGTCTTCCCGGTCGGCTGGCAGATCGGCGAGATGTTCCGCAAGCACCGCGGGATGAACCGCTCGGACGCCTACGAGCAGGCGGTCCGGCTCATGGAGCGGGTGAACATCCCGGCCGCCAAGGAGCGGGTCAAGGCCTACCCGCACCAGTTCTCCGGCGGGATGCGCCAGCGGATCATGATCGCCATGGCGATCGCCCTCGACCCCAAGGTGCTCATCGCCGACGAGCCGACCACGGCGCTCGACGTCACGGTCCAGGCGCAGATCATGAACCTGCTCAAGGAGCTCCAGGAGGAGTTCCACATGGGCCTGATCCTCATCACCCACGACCTCGGTGTGGTCGCCGACGTCGCCGACCGGATCGCCGTCATGTACGCCGGGCGGATCGTCGAACGGGCAGACGTCGGGGACATCTACGCCCGGCCGGCGCACCCCTACACCCGTGGGCTGCTGGAGTCGATCCCGCGGCTGGACCAGAAGGGGCAGACCCTCTCGGCCATCGGCGGGCTGCCGCCGAGCCTGCTGGCCATGCCCGACGGTTGCGCCTTCCACCCGCGCTGCGCCTTCGCCCGGGACGTCTGCCGCAGCGAGATCCCGCCGCTGGAGCAGATCGGCCCCCGCCGCGAGTCGGCCTGCCACTTCTCCGAGGAGGTCCTCAATGCCTGA
- a CDS encoding ABC transporter ATP-binding protein gives MPERDVILSARDLKKHYPIKGGVLRRTVGEVKAVDGVSFDLYKGETLGVVGESGCGKSTLGRLLMRLEDPTAGSVTFDGVDMYEQAGADMRRLRRDIQIVFQDPYTSLNPRRTVGEIISEPFEIHPDVLGKKDRTARVKELLELVGLNPEHINRYPHQFSGGQRQRIGIARGIALNPKVLICDEPVSALDVSVQAQVINLMEELQDELGLSYVFIAHDLSVVRHISDRVAVMYLGRIVELGDEDEVYSRPTHPYTQALLSAVPVPDPTLRGKRDQIVLTGDVPSPANPPAGCHFHTRCWKAEDVCRTDAPDLAERADGVGRHPSRCHFAEPREIVQTEDVTHVAGAGMLADTSGESTP, from the coding sequence ATGCCTGAGCGCGACGTCATCCTCAGCGCCCGCGACCTGAAGAAGCACTACCCGATCAAGGGCGGCGTGCTGCGCCGCACCGTCGGCGAGGTCAAGGCGGTCGACGGGGTCAGCTTCGACCTCTACAAGGGCGAGACGCTCGGCGTCGTCGGTGAGTCCGGCTGCGGCAAGTCCACCCTCGGCCGGCTGCTCATGCGGCTGGAGGACCCCACCGCGGGCAGCGTCACCTTCGACGGGGTGGACATGTACGAGCAGGCGGGGGCGGACATGCGCCGGCTGCGCCGGGACATCCAGATCGTCTTCCAGGACCCCTACACCTCGCTGAACCCGCGCCGGACGGTCGGCGAGATCATCTCCGAGCCCTTCGAGATCCACCCGGACGTGCTCGGCAAGAAGGACCGCACCGCCCGGGTCAAGGAGCTGCTCGAGCTCGTCGGGCTCAACCCGGAGCACATCAACCGCTACCCGCACCAGTTCTCCGGCGGTCAGCGGCAGCGCATCGGCATCGCCCGCGGCATCGCGCTCAACCCCAAGGTGCTCATCTGCGACGAGCCGGTCTCGGCCCTGGACGTCTCCGTCCAGGCGCAGGTGATCAACCTCATGGAGGAGCTGCAGGACGAGCTGGGCCTGTCCTACGTCTTCATCGCCCACGACCTCTCGGTGGTGCGGCACATCTCCGACCGGGTCGCGGTGATGTACCTCGGGCGGATCGTCGAGCTCGGCGACGAGGACGAGGTCTACAGCCGGCCCACCCACCCCTACACCCAGGCGCTGCTGTCGGCGGTGCCGGTGCCGGACCCGACGCTGCGCGGCAAGCGCGACCAGATCGTGCTCACCGGCGACGTGCCCAGCCCGGCGAACCCGCCGGCCGGCTGCCACTTCCACACCCGCTGCTGGAAGGCCGAGGACGTCTGCCGCACCGACGCCCCGGACCTGGCCGAGCGGGCCGACGGCGTCGGCCGGCACCCTTCGCGCTGCCACTTCGCCGAGCCGCGCGAGATCGTCCAGACCGAGGACGTCACCCACGTCGCTGGCGCCGGGATGCTCGCCGACACCTCGGGGGAGAGCACCCCCTGA
- a CDS encoding IS110 family transposase produces the protein MEEPSADHGYAVFLGLDVGKGEHHATALDPDGRRVHDKPLPQDEHALGGLFEQLSEHGPVLVVVDQPASIGALPVTVARDVGVDVAYLPGLAMRRIADLHPGNAKTDARDAYVIAEAARSMPHALRRVDTGDEALADLEVIVGFDDDLAAEVTRVTNRIHGLLTQIHPALERAIGGKLHHKAILELLRRFGGPTGLRQAGKRRIAAAVRARAPRSHHAIVEAIMSALDEQSVTVPGTRATELVLPQLADQLTSLLAQREQAATQVEGMLDAHPLAAVLTSMPGIGVRTGARILLEVGDGSSFPTPGHLAAYAGLAPVTRRSGSSIRGEHPSRAGNKNLKRAMFLAAFAALSDPTSRAYYDRKRAQGKKHNAALICLARRRCDVIYAMLRDGTPYQPRPATAA, from the coding sequence ATGGAAGAGCCATCAGCAGATCATGGGTACGCGGTGTTCCTCGGGTTGGACGTGGGCAAGGGCGAGCACCACGCCACCGCTCTCGACCCTGACGGGCGACGGGTGCACGACAAGCCGTTGCCGCAGGACGAGCACGCCCTGGGGGGCCTGTTCGAGCAGCTGAGCGAGCACGGGCCCGTGCTCGTCGTGGTCGACCAGCCCGCCTCGATCGGCGCACTGCCGGTCACGGTCGCGCGCGATGTGGGCGTGGACGTGGCCTACCTTCCCGGGCTGGCCATGCGCAGGATCGCTGACCTGCACCCGGGCAACGCCAAGACCGATGCCCGCGACGCGTACGTGATCGCCGAGGCGGCACGGTCGATGCCGCACGCCCTGCGGCGGGTCGACACCGGCGACGAAGCCCTAGCCGACCTGGAAGTCATCGTCGGATTCGACGACGACCTGGCCGCCGAGGTCACCCGGGTGACCAACCGCATCCACGGGCTGCTCACCCAGATCCACCCCGCCCTCGAACGGGCTATCGGCGGCAAGTTGCACCACAAGGCGATCCTGGAACTGCTCCGCCGCTTCGGTGGACCGACCGGCCTACGTCAAGCAGGCAAACGCCGGATCGCTGCAGCGGTCCGGGCGCGGGCTCCACGCAGCCACCACGCGATCGTCGAAGCGATCATGTCCGCGCTGGACGAGCAGAGCGTGACCGTGCCCGGCACCCGGGCCACCGAGCTGGTCCTGCCCCAACTGGCCGACCAGCTGACCTCGCTGCTGGCTCAACGCGAGCAGGCCGCCACGCAGGTCGAGGGGATGCTCGATGCGCACCCTCTTGCCGCGGTCCTGACCTCGATGCCCGGCATCGGGGTCAGGACCGGAGCGCGGATCCTCCTCGAGGTCGGCGACGGGTCGAGCTTCCCCACGCCGGGCCACCTGGCCGCCTACGCCGGACTGGCTCCAGTCACCCGCAGATCAGGCTCCTCCATCCGCGGCGAGCACCCCTCCCGAGCCGGCAACAAGAACCTCAAACGCGCCATGTTCCTCGCCGCGTTCGCCGCACTGTCCGACCCGACCTCACGCGCCTACTACGACCGCAAAAGAGCCCAAGGCAAGAAGCACAACGCCGCGCTGATCTGCCTGGCCAGACGACGCTGCGACGTCATCTACGCCATGCTCCGCGACGGCACCCCCTACCAGCCCCGCCCCGCCACCGCCGCTTGA